Within the Trichoderma breve strain T069 chromosome 3, whole genome shotgun sequence genome, the region TGCTTGCCGaagcgcttcttctcgttggGGAGAGTGTCAGCGACGGCGATCCAGATACCACCGGTACCGTCCCGAGCGGGGAATCGGAAGGTAGCATTGGGACCCCAGTTGCCAGCGACCTTGTTCAAGATGATGTTCTTGGTGACGGTCTTGACATCGGGGGCAGCAACTCGCTCGCCGAGCCACTGGCATTGCATCTAGAAAAAGAACCATGTCAGCGTTTTCGGAGACCCAGACACACGCACACAGGCTGGAACGCTTTTTCTTACCTTTGTGGTGGGAACAGCCCAGACCTTGTAGTTGTAGGGGCGCATGAAGATGTCGGCGAGGCCAGGGCCCTGCATTCTCAGAATCCACTCGTCAAAGTCCTTGGGCTTGGTGTTGGCAACGCGGTGCTCCAGGGCGGCGTCGATCAGGCCATCCATACACCGGACCTGGTCCTCTTTGGGCAACATGGAGATGTTGTTCTGGAAGGGGTAGGGGACCCAGAGGCCCTTGTAGCGGACGTAGGAGACACGCTCGTGGACAAACCAGTCGTCATCCTTGGGGAGAGCCTCGTCCAGGCAGTCGTCGAAGTACTTGTAGTGGGAGAAGATGACATGGCCACCAACGTCGTACAGCTAGGAGACAGCAGCTGTCAGCGCAACGATTCAATGCGAGATTTCCAAAACGCGAGATGGAGACTTACGAAGCCCTCAGGAGTGGTGTCGGTACCGGCAAGACCACCAGCCTTGTCAGAGGAGTCCACGATCAACCATGAAGGACCGTTCTGGCGAGAATATTAGCATCAACAGAAGCTTATCGCGGGGTACCAGGAACCTGGCGGTGAAGGAGCTACGCACGATCTGGTTCAGACGCTTCGCAGCACCGAGACCAGTAGGTCCCATGCCAATGACGAGGACGTCAACGTTACTGCAATTGGGTCAGCAACTCGTTACACAGAAGGCTTCGGACGCGAGTAGCATCGCAGGAGGCGTGGCTATTCGCGCTGAATAGGGGGAGCAAGGCAATACGCACATGTCGGCAGGCATGGTGGGGGAATTTGGTGGGATTAGCTtgtgggaaaaaaaagaagctgaagttgGAAACTGAAGATGCAGGACAGAGCCGCAAACGCGCCAAAAACAAGAGGCGAAAGAAGGGGTATTAGACGATGCCTTTGcgagaggatggaggagcAACAAGAGAGGCAATGGttcgcagcagcaagacAATTTGCTTTTCAACGCCTGTTGCAACCGGGAAAGGAGTCGGTGATGGAGGGGCTGGAGCGGTTCTGGCTACGGGACAGGGGCTTGTCACAACGCCCAACCCGCCcattttcttatttctccCATCCTTTCTTGTCCTTACCTGGCCTCTCGAGACCCTGGCAAGCCCGATCCCCCACCCCTCCATCCCACTCACAAGCACTGGTGCTAGCACGCGTACGGCGTTAGTATCACCAGCCTCGACCAACGGCGGGTGGCCAAGCCGCCACTTGGAGGGGCCAGGGGATAGTGGTAATGAAAAAAGAGTCTTGGTGGAGGGTCCCACTGCAAGTGTTGGAGACCGTTTGCGAGAGAATTgaggcgagaaaaaaaaatgatttGAGCCAGTCCATTACGATACGAGGCAGAGGTAGCAGTACTCGGGGCTCCGCCCAGTCGAGGTCGAAGCCACTGTGTTTGCGGCGTTTCTGCATACTGTATCTGGGCCAGAGTTTTTAAACATTGAGAATATACGTATACGGTCGATAGCAATGCCAACTTGCCAACGTTCTGCACCGTCCTGGTCAATGGGTGTCCACATGAACTGTATGAATCCATAATTTGCTCCATGTCTTGGCCACTGCTCTAGCGCGCAACATTCAACGCCGTTCCTGGGCCTTTCGCGGCCCGCTATAGAGCATTGGATGGACCTTTTCCGTCTGATATATTGCTTCAGGAGTATCGAGGCCAGTGCCCGATAACATTTGAGCTGATGGATTTACTCACCTGGGACACGCGTACGGTCTCTGGCTCGAGGGGAATCGATCTTGTTCGTGACCGTCGTGTATACTGTACCACGAGCTACTCGCACTTGTACTACAGGGTACTACCTTCATCACCTCACCCAATATTACAGCTTTGGGCGCTAACCTGGCCAAATAATCAAAGTCTCCATAAACAAAGCCATCGTAATTTCTCGTCAAGATAAAAGCCAATGGCTGCAAATAAGCCGCTGGCGCTAATAAGCTGCATAGCAGTAGGGGACTCCTCATACATGTTGATGCCATCACACATCTGTAATGGTCGCTCCACCTGCTTCACGGCGATATGAGCCTAGTCCATCCATTGTTGCACAGGACAAGTTTGGCTGTAATGACATGGTGGTCTTCGATTGAGCGAGGGTTGCGATATCCAAGGCAATTCGAATGCAATGTTCCCATGGCCGTTTGCGTTGATCCCTCACGGAGCTGCTCCCGTTCACCGCAAACCGCATGtacatactccgtacatgtaccaaaCGTTGCAGCCGTGCGACTAGCGGCAATTCATTGGCCTACATCTTCCTGAAAAGGAGGCACAACGGAAAGGGAAGCTCGCAGCACAGGTactggtacgagtacggtaTCGATTAACCTGCTCGTGATACCGGAGAGGCTAGTTGCCGCCCTCGGTCGCCGTCTTTCGGTACAGATGGTCTGGCTTAGATAGATCTACAGCACGGTATTTTACTCGTGCCAAACCCACAATGGCAAACAGGTTTGCAGATTCTGCCAGCCGGAGGAATGATCTTCAGGGAGGCCAGGAGATGCCGGCCGGGTCATCTCTGTGTGCCTGAGCCCAGAAGACGGTGAGTTCCAGTCAGATTTGCAGATCCTCGACCCAGAAGTCTGACCCTCAGCTTCGATGATTCGGAGCGATGCGTCGTCACCTCTCTGGAGCCCCGACGTCATTGGATCCCAGGCTCCTTGTGCGATCAACTGGCCCGCTCCTAGAAGTGGCCTAGTTTCCACAGTTGCTGCACGACTCTTGTATCCGTATTAATCCTGAAACAATGGCAGATCAAGATCGACctgctccgtgctccgtaACACGCCCGAAATCTCTGTCAACGTTCCCTTACGGCGACCTGCTGGGTGTACCTAACAAGAGACATTGGAAATTCTGGACACAGTATGGAACTCCGTACCTGGAGGTAGTGCAAGTAAGGTTGGGTCTAGAGGTATTCCAAACGCCGTGCGACCTATCCTATGGATTGAGACAGCGCTGAGCATTAATCGCGTGTTTTACCACAGACCCACCGCCATGATGCCACAATGAACAAGGAGAATGAACATTGTGTCCTCTGCTCCGTTGTTGGCTTTAGAACATGAAGAGCTGAGTAGAGGATTTATAGGTATGGACGCTTGGCTTGTTCAAAGGAGGCACCGAAGGGATGGACGAGTGTATTCATCGGTTGGTGCCATCCTATCTGTGACCCAACGGAGCATTCCAGATGCACAACATTTGCTAGCACGGGATACCTATACGGGATATTTGATGATTACTTGTACTCTTGTATGTGAATACCGCCTCCGGCTCCTGACGGATCATCAGTACATCTGGGAGGGAGGTACTTGTACACATCCAATGCATGATACATGTTTAGGTACCTACCCGTAGTAGCAAGAGGCAGggtttttctcttcaatACCGGCTGGGGGTCCACATCAATACAGTGTGAAGGTTGAGAGCGACAATGCCCTCATTGTACCGTCCGAGTACCGTGAGTTTCCATGGCGTCCATGCCTACTTGAACAAAGGATTGAGAGACAGTCGTGGAAACAAACAATTTCGACAGAATCACGACAATTATAGAAGCTGTATCAGACTTGTACTCGGACCTGTAGGCTAAACGGACCCGGCAAGGCCACGGAAGGAAGCTCAGCGCCAAGCTTTCTCCTAGCGCACCTCGCATCGTGGCCTACCAGGTTCAACAGTTGGCGGAGAAAAGTTACCgcctcaatggcatcaatcaGATAAAAGCATCGCGGCAAAAAAAGGGATGCGGCGCATCACCAGACCGCTTGGCATCCCCGCGATCTTTATCTTTCCAAACCTTTTCGGCCCCGCCTCTGGCACGGATCCGATACGAAGAGCTTTTCAAACAAGCAATTGAATCACAATAGTCGAGACCAAATGCTGCGTCCGGGCTGTCAATTGAACAGGGACGAGCCAGACAGAGGGTTCAGAGTTGCGCTGTTTGCAGACAGCATGTGACAATCAAGTTCTGTCTCAAAAGGCTGTGCTGCGACAATACGAGTACTTACGTGTGCTGTAGGCTGTGCTGCAGCACTGTGCATAAGACGAAACCGACATGGAAATTGATACAAGGGAAAAACGGGGTGGCCCTATTTCATTTCGTGATTTCTTCTGTGCTCTCTTTTCTATTTGGGCCAGGCTTAACTCAACATACTAAACACGATGAAATTTGCTCGACGTTAGCTTATGAGAGGCTCTATTGATGTGACCGTATTCAGCGCCCCCAGCTTACCATTACCCATCCACAACTAAAATTATCCCTACGCGGCACGACCTCTCACAGGGCAGATACTTGCCTCGCACGTCGCGCTCTGTACTTGTACACGGCTAGGGCTGTGGCGATGCACTCAGTTGGCACCCCCGTTTCTCCATAGATGATCTTTTGGCTCTTATCTCTCAAACGTGGGTGGATTGATTCGCCAGGGGGTCTGAGGGATAGTGGCGCCTCCCCCCTGTAGCGCTCCCTCTGCTCTGTGCCAGGGCCCTGCGAAACCCCCTGAAGCATCCAGCCAGACAAGAGCACTAGAGCTGATATATCGGTTCTTGTACCTGGACCGCGCCGGCTGCCGTGGTTGGACGCcccgtacctgtactttgCGCCAGCAACGGCGCTCAGCACGCAGGAATTGGGGCCAATTTCCAGGACAAGCGTCGGATTGATTTTAATTGCCTCGATGTGATGTGccgtctggctggctgtgtTGTGCTCGTAGTAGTATTGGATTTTCTCTCTAGTCCCCTATTTGACATCCCCCTTCCCTCTCACGACGCCATTattttctgtctcttctctttcttctccccgaGCACACCATCCCTACTTTCGTGCAACTCGtattttttccttctctctttatATTGACTTCTCCTCGTGTCTTGACCGAAAGCGCCGGTACCTTTAGCTCTCACTGCACTGTTGGCTGCTTGCGCAAGACCATTCTTTTTCCGGGCGGTCCCtgtttttccctttcttGATACGAGCTCTCGCTTTATTGCATATTGGACGCCCCTCAcactcttttttcttcccacctTGGTTTGCGGCCCCCCTTGTCGCCTTCTTGAGGCTACGTACCCTGCCTGCTAAAAAAAGGACTGCCTGTCTGTCCGTCCGTTCGTTCGTTTGCGCGTCTCCCCTAAACCTCAAAAGCAAACCTGCGAGCATTGCCTTCGcaaccatcttcatcttttgaTACACGCTGCGAATTGCATcagctgccgccgccatgtcTGCTGAAGAGAAAACCAGAGTCTCGGGCGACATCACTCGCTCCGAGCCAGTCTTGCCCACTGTCAATCCTGCGGCCGACAAGCCCGCTCCCGCAAAGGCTTCTCTACACCCCGTCTTCTACGTTGTGTGAGTTTGGACTCGTCGAGAGCGAATATGATGGATTCCTTTGGCTAATGCGCGCGCAGCACATGGATTGGCTTCAGTTCTTCCGTCATCCTGTTCAACAAATGGCTCCTGGACACGCTCAACTTCCGTATGTTGCTCCCTCTCTGGCCCCCCAGTTCAATTCGTGATGGCGTGTACTGATGCCCCTGATGCCAGGCTATCCCGTCATTCTCACGACTTACCACCTCACCTTTGCTACCGTCGTTACCCAGGTCATGGCCCGCTGGACGACTATGCTCGATGGCCGAAAGACGGTTAAGATGACGGGCCGCGTATACTTGCGAGCCGTTGTGCCTATTGgtgtcttcttcagcttgaGTTTGATCTGCGGTAACCTGACCTACCTCTACCTCTCGGTCGCCTTCATCCAGATGCTCAAGGCTACCACGCCCGTTGCTGTCCTGATCTCCGGCTGGGCCCTGGGCGTGTCTCAGCCAAACCTGAAGCAGTTCCTCAATGTCTCGGCCATCGTTGTCGGTGTCATCATTGCGTCGATGGGCGAAATCCACTTCGTCGTTATTGGTGTCGCCTACCAGATCGCCGGTGTCATTTTTGAGGCTCTCCGACTCACCATGGTCCAGAGACTGCTGAGCTCTGCTGACTTCAAGATGGACCCCCTGGTGTCTCTGTACTACTTCGCTCCCATCTGTGCCGTGATGAACGGTGTGGTTGCTTTGATCTGGGAGGTTCCCAAGGTCTCCATGGTTGAAGTGTACAACGTCggcttcttcaccttcttccTCAACGGTCTTTGCGCTTTCATGCTCAACGTCTCCGTCGTTTTCTTGGTATGTCACTCTTAATCAGTCGTCTACACCGCATCGAGGTATTCAAACGTCAGATTTGCTAACCTGGTCCTTTCTACACAGATTGGCAAGACCTCTGCTGTCGTCCTCACCCTCTGCGGTGttctcaaggacatcatGCTTGTCGTTGCCTCCATGATGATCTGGGGCACCCAGGTGACTGCTCTTCAGTTCTTTGGCTACTCCATCGCCCTCGGTGGCATGGTTTACTACAAGCTTGGCTTTGAGGCTCTCAAGGGCTACGCTGGTGAGGCCGGCCGCCAGTGGGCCGAGTTTGGTGCTCGCAAGCCTATCCTCCGCAAGCTGTCCATCATTGTAATGGCtgtgctcttcatcttcgtcgtctttggtGGCCTGGCTCCCACCTACGCCCCCGAGTACGACCCCTCCAAGCTCGCCTCTGAAGTTACCAACCACTTCAAGGgcaatgctgctgccgccgccgccgcgggAGCTGAGTAGACGTCACATGAATGAAACCATGGCTTCTTTTAGGGCCAACTGTAAAACGAAGTACGATTGCGTCAACGGCGTTGTTTGGTTGGAAGGACAGACAATCTAAAAGGTCAATCTTCTGTTTCTTGTGAGTGACGGGCCCTGAGGAGGTCCCGGCGCTTTGTTTCATTCTTCGCCAAAACCAGCAAACAAAACAGGAGCCCCCCCTAACTTGGAGACAAAGAGGGGGGCTTAAGCATTCTTTGGCTGTTGAGACctgttatttttttttattggtGTATAATTATAGAGCGTCGAGCGGCACTCCAGGTCGATGCTGCTCGAAATCAAGTTTGTTTTGCGCCAAGGTCTAATCTGATGTACTTTAGACGGCGTGAGAGACGAGTTCATAGAGAGATGTAGAGATGAAATCACTACaaaactttttaatatttcTAAATTGAGAATCAATCAATTCAGTAACTGCATGAACACTTGTGACTGGTTTGGCTTCCTTCCATACACACTGCGCGCGAGGTAAAAACGGCACTGGTCATGGTCATTTAAGGATGCAGAAAAAATCAATTGGTGTAGCTACAAGCCAAACGGTCtatctttctctcctccttcgtGCCATTCATGAGCAGTGTCGGTTGGACACTGGCGTAATCGTGTTTCCCTCGAGttcattttgttttgtcgCTGTTGAGTCCCACGTCACTGGCAACGAGACATTCACGTAGTAAAGAAATAATTGTGAATAATTGATAATGAACTTCATATTGAGCCCATGAACCGACCGTGGTTCCTTAAAAGTACCAATCGATGCTCTTTACATCCCGCCAACTCCCAAACCGTGATGGAGAAAACGATTTTTAATTTAGAATCCTAGAAACGACACCGTTAGTTCTTGAAACACTGCTTGGATTCTCTCTCCGCATCTCCATTTTGCCCATTTGGGGTAAAGGGGATGAATCGAGAGGGAACCGAATTGGGACGGGAAAAAACATACTCAGAGGGGTGAAGAACCATCGGTTCTTGCCGCTGGTGTATCGCTCCTCCAGAACCTTCTTGACAGTCTTCTTGGCATCCTCCCGCTGGCTGACCTCCTTGAAGGTGTCTGCGGAGATGGTTCCCTTGATGCCCTCGAGCTCAAGGGTGTATCGGGTGGGCATCAGGTGGTTGTAGTTGATGACCTTGATGAAGGGCTTGACCTTGCTGCGCTTCTCCTGTCGGGTCTTGGACATGCGGCGGGTGATCTTTGAGGGGTAGCGCTCGATGCCGGCAACGATGGCGTGGCCGAAGGGGTGAGGCTTGTTGCCGTTGTCGACGggctggatgatgacgacctgAAAAAGAATGAGTGTCAGCACTTCTGTATGGAATTGTGAAATTTGCAATTCGCGAAAACGTAGATGAAAAAATTCCACAGCGCTCGTTCTCAAATCAatctcgtcctcctctttccCTCTATactcctccctcttcccatACAATAACAACAAGCGAGCCGTCCAATatgggaagagaaaaaaaaatattatcGAAATTGTCGAGATGCAAATTTGAGAACTGAGCTGGGCGCGCGAGGAACTCGTAATTGTTTCGTACCTTCTTGCCGGCATATCGGCCTcgggtgatgatggcgactcGGCCGACCTTGAGGAACTTCATTTTGTCCTGCCTGTGGGTGGTCGGTATGTGCTGGAGGAATAGGATTTCGTCGTCGTAGAACCGTGATCGGGAATTTGGTGCAAAATTTGGGGTTTGTGGGCTGACGATTTGGGGCAAGCGACTCGCAGGTGCTATATCACGTGGTGATTGCGCTTCCTTATCTGAGGTGGCCCGTGCACACAAAATTAGCCCCTCCCTATTCGCTCTCTAGTGTCCAGATGAATCTTTGGGATATGATAAAAAGAGCGTTATACCCACTTTGAGCTCATCGGATTGCGGCAATAGAAGCAAATTCAGTTCCAAGCATGCCTGCGCCGACTTATATCATTTCTCGGGTCGCCGACCCTATCTTTGCTGTCGTGATTGGAttatcggcggcggcaaccAGGATCAACCGTGAAGAGAAGGCCAAGGGAAAGACGACCAATGAGACAATAGAGACTGGTCTACGGTATGAGACTGACACATGTGAAATTCTCAACGCTTCATGTGCGCTGATTTATTCTGTTATAGACGCATTGGGCTCTCAAAGAAATAGATTTAATTGCCATTTAAAGGCGTCGGTTCACGAAACGCCACCATTCCATGCTCTCTAGATACACAAAAACGCCATATTCGGGGTCAAAGCTGACCTTGGTTGGCTAAATTTCATAATTCATCCGTCTTCTCCTGACATAAAAACTCAAGGAGGACCTCATGTACCCAGCTGGCTCtttaaacaaacaaacaaaaaggaaacaTAATTTACATCTCAAACGCGGGACCATACTCCTTCTTCATTGCTTCTCGAACCATCTGGCCGCAGAGTTTCGCCGTTGGGTTGACGCTGACGGCCAAAGCCTTTGCAATCTGGTTTCCATATCTGCCTCCGAGCGCCAAGTCTCTTGAGGCGGCTTCTTCAAATTCTATGCGGGACCAAGTGGCCTCCTCGCGGCTGTCGTCAATGTCCAACTGGCGATCTGACAAGAGCTTGGCGGTTCTCAGGTAGATTGCCGCTCGTTGAGTGTGCGCCATGGACAGCGTCCGCGCAGCCTGTGAAGACATGGGAGTTGTTGGCGAGGGTGGAGTAAGCAGCCGGATTGCAGTTTCCATATCCTCAAGTGCATCCTTTGccgcctttctcttctccgaCTGCTCTGGCTGGGGAATCAGCGGCATGGGCATGGTCGATGTGTAGTTGAGCAGCATGCAATCTCCATACAGCCGCCGCATGATTTGCGCTCGGTTGTTTCTGGCGCTAGCATAGAGAGGATAATCTGAAATGAGATTGCTAAAGTCTGACACACAGCTTTTGTAGCTCTCAATAGCCTTGTCGGCGTCGTCTTCGCTCTggaagctgctgagctgCATCTCGATGGCTTGAAGAGTGCGGATGATGGtgcgctctctctccaccactCTT harbors:
- a CDS encoding ribosomal l27e protein family domain-containing protein, producing the protein MKFLKVGRVAIITRGRYAGKKVVIIQPVDNGNKPHPFGHAIVAGIERYPSKITRRMSKTRQEKRSKVKPFIKVINYNHLMPTRYTLELEGIKGTISADTFKEVSQREDAKKTVKKVLEERYTSGKNRWFFTPLRF
- a CDS encoding triose-phosphate transporter family domain-containing protein encodes the protein MSAEEKTRVSGDITRSEPVLPTVNPAADKPAPAKASLHPVFYVVTWIGFSSSVILFNKWLLDTLNFRYPVILTTYHLTFATVVTQVMARWTTMLDGRKTVKMTGRVYLRAVVPIGVFFSLSLICGNLTYLYLSVAFIQMLKATTPVAVLISGWALGVSQPNLKQFLNVSAIVIAGVIFEALRLTMVQRLLSSADFKMDPLVSLYYFAPICAVMNGVVALIWEVPKVSMVEVYNVGFFTFFLNGLCAFMLNVSVVFLIGKTSAVVLTLCGVLKDIMLVVASMMIWGTQVTALQFFGYSIALGGMVYYKLGFEALKGYAGEAGRQWAEFGARKPILRKLSIIVMAVLFIFVVFGGLAPTYAPEYDPSKLASEVTNHFKGNAAAAAAAGAE